One Pseudomonadota bacterium DNA window includes the following coding sequences:
- a CDS encoding ECF-type sigma factor gives MSVETHPLTELIKDWQSGSQSAFDQLAPKVYAELRLIAQRNMRREHPNHTLQATELVNEAFLKLAGLELDYSDRQHFFATATKIMRQLLVDYARAKHSLKRGGPVPDLTLNEQLLASTHHAPAILDLDLALDKLEAQDPRLATALEYIYFGGLTYDEAAAQLGVTRSALFEELKFAKAWLKREIG, from the coding sequence ATGTCCGTCGAGACGCATCCGCTTACCGAACTGATAAAGGATTGGCAGTCGGGTTCGCAAAGCGCGTTTGATCAACTGGCGCCAAAGGTCTATGCCGAGCTACGACTGATCGCTCAGCGCAACATGCGTCGCGAACATCCCAATCACACCCTGCAGGCCACTGAACTGGTGAACGAGGCGTTTCTGAAGTTGGCCGGTCTCGAACTGGATTATTCGGATCGTCAGCATTTTTTTGCCACCGCCACAAAGATAATGCGCCAGCTTTTGGTGGATTATGCGCGGGCGAAACACAGCCTAAAAAGGGGTGGACCGGTGCCCGACCTCACGCTCAACGAGCAGCTTCTCGCGTCGACGCATCATGCGCCGGCCATTCTCGATCTTGATTTGGCGCTGGATAAGCTCGAGGCACAGGATCCGCGCTTAGCCACCGCGTTGGAGTACATCTATTTTGGTGGGCTCACGTACGACGAGGCTGCGGCTCAGTTGGGCGTTACGCGCTCGGCGTTGTTTGAGGAATTGAAATTTGCCAAAGCCTGGCTCAAACGGGAGATAGGTTAG
- a CDS encoding LamG-like jellyroll fold domain-containing protein produces MANRRRNLVGIPVALGMALMLFAAPVDARSNLYCEHEYYGGTRIDCGRDQQPACESTPACDAGFMPTPPGSFSYTVDCPDNYSYQVCVNPDWPWTCTTFTVDIPDETVSNGCFEDVPTCDDCGGNGQPPCPDSPLPCSGCDAGTQYESITGLCLTPATVGALCDVSIGCADGLLCDPDSSQCFTEAQAGDTCGIGLPCAAGLACTLALECAHVPAKEGETCDITNPCGAGLLCAPGIPQRCERAPNIGERCNIIKGCVDGAVCAISDIEAPLCYPDPYLDSISTSQCEAFYSADAAARYDGQNIVLSAGTGSTASILGRAESRGVVYGENGEFGCFSSMCEGIDIIEVSTELFFTSGAYTSFDGVGGRSVSLVIEADGPGSAFNVSYASVTAEDDPDTEIGQERSFGTGIGLDLFPIALGRYECETTLEQVYGDTGGGVFEPPNNFSPGPAPSADRFFGALAFDGVDDLATVQTPELAVTGALTLEAWVRPFTAGQTATVIDYADRYQLGLDQGEWVYRLANASPGMATVRRTGMLPPNATDWAHVALVYEATEVAYESRLYVNGELVYRADESGDIAGASPSGVWAMGGGDGAAFYGAMNHVRVWSEARSPAQLKSTMVTAPDPSAAGLLAAWALDEVRGDMAFDQGPVGIHIALATNGMAQQPMRNGSGFDVLGGALQFDGVDDHVTIDAPEDLEDLVLTDALTLEAWVRPDGSGGSNSGGVILGKEGEYYLARTTTGTLYYALATGSPGWVSVVTPVELEAGAWHHVALTYSANSQQVAIYLDGQLVDIDAASGVLGDHHPTRPQFRIGGRQNDDFSSSNTAFHGAIDEVRVWSRARTPDEISADFDQPLNPEIESELVGFWRFDERQLGVALDFGANDAHALLGLGSVWKSPQRIDASVFADYPRSLLDGVCNSSVCQVDADADGQSDYVDNCLVHANYEQTDADVDGYGNACDADFNNDGIVNFIDMARFSEVLFSDDAIADLNTDGVVNFLDLAIAADFFLSAPGPSATHPE; encoded by the coding sequence ATGGCGAATCGAAGAAGAAATCTGGTCGGGATACCGGTGGCGCTTGGCATGGCGCTGATGCTATTCGCTGCGCCGGTCGATGCGCGCAGCAATTTGTATTGCGAACATGAGTATTACGGCGGTACACGGATTGATTGCGGCCGGGATCAACAGCCGGCTTGCGAATCCACTCCCGCCTGCGATGCCGGCTTCATGCCAACTCCCCCGGGTAGTTTTTCGTATACCGTTGATTGCCCGGATAATTATTCCTATCAAGTGTGCGTCAATCCGGATTGGCCATGGACTTGCACCACGTTCACCGTAGACATCCCGGATGAAACCGTCTCGAACGGGTGTTTTGAAGATGTGCCAACGTGCGACGATTGTGGCGGCAATGGCCAACCGCCGTGTCCAGACTCGCCCTTGCCGTGTAGCGGATGTGATGCGGGGACTCAATACGAGTCCATTACCGGCTTATGCTTGACGCCTGCGACCGTGGGTGCGCTGTGCGATGTCAGCATCGGTTGTGCGGACGGTTTGTTGTGCGATCCGGACAGTAGCCAGTGCTTTACCGAAGCTCAGGCCGGTGACACATGCGGCATTGGATTGCCGTGTGCCGCGGGTTTAGCGTGCACGCTGGCGCTGGAGTGTGCGCACGTGCCTGCAAAAGAGGGCGAGACGTGTGATATCACCAATCCCTGCGGAGCAGGTCTGCTTTGCGCGCCGGGTATCCCACAGCGCTGCGAACGCGCGCCAAATATCGGCGAACGGTGCAACATTATAAAGGGGTGCGTAGACGGTGCGGTGTGCGCCATTTCCGATATTGAGGCCCCGCTGTGTTATCCCGATCCCTATCTCGACAGTATTTCGACCAGTCAATGCGAAGCGTTCTATAGCGCCGATGCGGCGGCACGATACGACGGTCAGAATATCGTGTTGTCTGCCGGTACGGGCTCGACGGCGTCTATCCTGGGTCGTGCCGAGTCGCGCGGAGTCGTCTACGGTGAGAACGGTGAATTTGGTTGCTTCAGCTCGATGTGCGAAGGCATCGATATCATTGAAGTGTCCACCGAGCTGTTTTTCACCAGCGGCGCTTACACCAGTTTTGACGGGGTTGGCGGTCGTTCGGTATCGCTAGTGATCGAGGCTGATGGGCCGGGATCGGCATTCAATGTGTCCTACGCCTCTGTGACCGCTGAGGATGATCCTGACACCGAGATAGGTCAGGAGCGTTCGTTCGGCACCGGTATTGGTCTTGATCTTTTTCCCATTGCGCTGGGCCGCTATGAGTGTGAGACCACACTCGAACAGGTATACGGTGATACCGGCGGTGGTGTATTTGAGCCGCCGAACAATTTCTCACCGGGACCGGCTCCGTCTGCCGATCGGTTCTTTGGTGCGCTGGCGTTTGATGGGGTTGATGATTTGGCCACCGTACAAACGCCAGAGTTGGCGGTAACCGGCGCTCTCACACTCGAGGCATGGGTGCGTCCCTTTACGGCAGGGCAAACCGCGACCGTGATCGACTATGCAGACCGCTATCAATTGGGCCTAGATCAAGGTGAGTGGGTTTATCGCCTCGCTAACGCGTCCCCCGGTATGGCCACCGTGCGACGCACCGGTATGTTACCGCCGAATGCGACGGATTGGGCGCACGTCGCGTTGGTGTATGAGGCGACTGAAGTGGCCTACGAATCGCGTCTGTACGTGAATGGTGAGCTGGTTTACCGTGCTGACGAATCGGGCGACATCGCTGGCGCGTCGCCATCTGGTGTATGGGCCATGGGGGGCGGGGATGGCGCGGCCTTCTACGGTGCAATGAATCATGTGCGCGTCTGGTCTGAGGCGCGGTCTCCGGCGCAGTTGAAGTCAACGATGGTCACTGCACCCGATCCGTCAGCGGCCGGATTACTCGCGGCCTGGGCGCTCGACGAGGTGCGTGGCGATATGGCGTTCGACCAGGGTCCAGTCGGGATCCATATCGCGCTTGCGACAAATGGCATGGCGCAGCAGCCGATGCGAAACGGCAGTGGCTTTGATGTATTGGGTGGTGCGTTGCAGTTCGATGGCGTCGACGACCATGTCACCATTGACGCGCCAGAAGATTTGGAAGATCTCGTGCTCACGGATGCGTTGACTCTGGAAGCCTGGGTGCGTCCTGATGGTTCTGGCGGCTCGAATTCGGGCGGAGTGATTTTGGGTAAGGAGGGCGAGTATTACTTGGCTCGCACCACCACCGGCACGTTGTACTATGCGCTTGCGACCGGTTCGCCTGGTTGGGTCTCTGTGGTTACGCCGGTTGAGTTGGAAGCGGGCGCCTGGCATCACGTGGCGTTGACGTATAGCGCGAACTCCCAGCAAGTCGCTATTTATTTGGATGGACAGCTGGTGGACATCGATGCCGCTTCCGGCGTGCTGGGTGATCATCATCCAACACGGCCTCAATTTCGGATCGGTGGTCGGCAAAACGATGACTTCAGTTCGAGCAATACCGCCTTTCATGGCGCAATCGATGAGGTGCGTGTGTGGAGTCGTGCACGCACGCCGGACGAAATCAGTGCCGATTTTGACCAACCCCTTAATCCGGAGATCGAGTCGGAGTTGGTCGGTTTCTGGCGGTTCGATGAACGCCAGCTCGGTGTTGCGCTCGACTTTGGCGCAAACGATGCGCATGCGCTACTGGGCCTTGGCAGTGTCTGGAAATCGCCTCAACGCATCGATGCCTCGGTTTTCGCCGACTATCCTCGTTCGCTGCTCGACGGTGTGTGCAACAGTAGTGTGTGTCAGGTTGATGCCGATGCCGACGGTCAGTCCGACTATGTGGACAATTGCTTGGTGCATGCAAACTATGAGCAAACCGATGCCGATGTGGATGGATACGGAAACGCGTGCGATGCCGACTTTAATAACGACGGTATCGTCAATTTTATCGACATGGCGCGTTTTTCCGAGGTGTTGTTTTCCGACGATGCCATTGCGGACTTAAATACCGATGGCGTGGTTAACTTTCTGGATCTTGCGATCGCAGCGGACTTTTTTCTCAGTGCGCCGGGACCGAGTGCGACGCACCCTGAGTAG